In Actinomadura citrea, a single window of DNA contains:
- a CDS encoding WD40 repeat domain-containing protein has protein sequence MSSVPPVAEFDLPFAPDRLFWTDSDHLLAARTGTTDPPLKLSVPGGQAQPAWGEDPSGLPRGTLTAITVQAAYGVCAYAERMQVPHDTEPFQRLVGLNVHTGERFWQRQYQGARDLAFGDVGDPFLLAWTDDGFLAYAMEPGDPAGWTRSVSLLLSQPWCLGPDGSPSLLAYGSPPSIVDCATGEPRPSKQTRLLPGDCQQLKWAADEILLAVGEYFWMDEAGGEPGTSGWIMEFEGDGYVEFRLPAGDSVGYHGIATSPSGKLVAYASGSELTVRTLPGLAPSEDFRTLRLDPATGRPRCVRYSPDGGLLAVNATPSGPGVTLLEAGTGACLWRHDGEAGRIEFSPSGTRIALCGGNQVTCYDIDDVAAAAWTHRQQWERRGTPYRMVLATIPDSQAPERERTWIGVVGAGEGAGGFEYFRRLGDATPLYESEPDARVLGLAVSPSGDHCAVWLADTRLVARTLLGTPLQSWPRQPSAAARAPRDAAFIDDRRLVDVRGDTWLRFYDVNEEDPTSVQFNEPLERVAVLPAEPPDDAVIAVASRSHCHLLRHDGGQITEKPIDVDGKITSLAFAVPGEGSAKLLITSGNADAALVLVDIRTGLTETIPHHTGIDQVVVSPDGRLLATAAGNDVRVTSVSSPGDAHTAWRLPYPVTRLAFYPKGRALLVATEQPYLYMFDLDGEAVGHGDHDDADAFWWGPVAGVPHDLGFAADGRVLAVACEDGIHFYRGRGDE, from the coding sequence GTGAGCAGCGTCCCCCCGGTCGCCGAGTTCGACCTGCCGTTCGCCCCGGACCGGCTGTTCTGGACGGACAGCGATCATCTGCTGGCCGCCCGTACCGGCACCACGGATCCCCCGCTGAAGCTGTCGGTGCCCGGCGGGCAGGCTCAGCCCGCGTGGGGAGAGGATCCGAGCGGCCTGCCCCGCGGCACCCTCACCGCGATCACGGTCCAGGCCGCGTACGGGGTCTGCGCGTACGCCGAACGGATGCAGGTTCCCCACGACACCGAGCCGTTCCAGCGGTTGGTGGGGCTGAACGTGCACACCGGTGAACGGTTCTGGCAGCGGCAGTACCAAGGCGCGAGGGACCTCGCCTTCGGCGACGTCGGAGATCCGTTCCTGCTGGCGTGGACCGATGACGGGTTCCTCGCCTACGCGATGGAGCCGGGCGATCCTGCAGGGTGGACCCGGTCCGTGTCGCTGTTGCTGAGCCAGCCGTGGTGCCTGGGACCCGACGGCTCGCCCTCGTTGCTCGCGTACGGCTCGCCACCCTCGATCGTCGACTGCGCTACCGGTGAGCCGCGACCTTCGAAGCAGACGCGGCTCCTCCCCGGCGATTGCCAGCAGCTGAAGTGGGCCGCCGACGAGATCCTCCTCGCGGTGGGCGAGTACTTCTGGATGGACGAAGCGGGTGGCGAACCCGGCACCTCCGGCTGGATCATGGAGTTCGAGGGCGACGGGTACGTCGAGTTCCGGCTCCCGGCCGGAGATTCGGTCGGCTACCACGGCATCGCCACCAGTCCGTCAGGGAAGTTGGTGGCCTACGCCTCGGGCTCCGAGCTCACGGTCCGGACGCTGCCCGGGCTGGCCCCGTCGGAGGATTTCCGTACGCTGCGCTTGGACCCGGCAACGGGCAGGCCACGCTGCGTCCGATACAGCCCCGACGGCGGGCTGCTGGCCGTGAACGCCACCCCGTCCGGCCCAGGGGTGACGCTGCTCGAGGCCGGCACCGGCGCCTGCCTTTGGCGGCATGACGGCGAGGCCGGCCGGATCGAGTTCAGCCCCTCCGGCACCCGGATCGCCCTGTGCGGCGGCAATCAGGTCACCTGCTACGACATCGACGACGTCGCGGCGGCCGCGTGGACCCACCGGCAGCAGTGGGAGCGGCGCGGCACCCCGTACCGGATGGTGCTCGCCACGATCCCGGACTCCCAGGCGCCAGAGCGGGAACGGACCTGGATCGGCGTGGTCGGTGCAGGCGAAGGGGCCGGCGGCTTCGAGTACTTCCGCAGGCTCGGCGACGCCACGCCCCTGTACGAGAGCGAGCCGGACGCGCGGGTGCTCGGCCTGGCCGTGAGCCCGAGCGGGGACCACTGCGCAGTGTGGCTGGCCGACACAAGACTCGTGGCCCGTACGTTGCTCGGCACGCCGTTGCAGTCCTGGCCGCGGCAACCCTCCGCCGCCGCCCGGGCCCCGCGCGACGCAGCATTCATCGACGACCGGCGGCTTGTCGACGTACGCGGAGACACGTGGTTGCGGTTCTACGACGTCAACGAGGAGGACCCGACGAGCGTGCAGTTCAACGAACCGCTCGAGCGGGTCGCGGTGCTTCCGGCCGAACCACCCGACGACGCGGTGATCGCGGTGGCGAGCCGGAGCCACTGCCACCTGCTGCGCCACGACGGCGGGCAGATCACCGAGAAGCCGATCGACGTCGACGGCAAGATCACCTCTCTGGCGTTCGCCGTGCCCGGCGAAGGGAGCGCCAAGCTGTTGATCACCAGCGGCAACGCCGACGCCGCGCTGGTGCTCGTGGACATCCGTACCGGCCTCACCGAGACGATCCCCCATCACACGGGGATCGACCAGGTCGTGGTGAGCCCGGATGGCCGGCTGCTCGCGACCGCGGCGGGCAACGACGTGCGGGTGACCTCGGTCTCCTCCCCCGGCGACGCGCACACGGCGTGGCGGCTGCCGTACCCGGTCACCCGGCTGGCGTTCTACCCGAAGGGACGCGCCCTGCTCGTGGCGACCGAGCAGCCGTACCTGTACATGTTCGACCTTGACGGCGAGGCGGTCGGGCACGGGGATCACGACGACGCGGACGCGTTCTGGTGGGGTCCGGTGGCCGGCGTTCCCCACGACCTGGGGTTCGCCGCCGACGGCAGGGTGCTCGCCGTCGCCTGTGAAGACGGAATCCATTTCTACCGAGGCCGGGGCGATGAGTGA